From Magnolia sinica isolate HGM2019 chromosome 13, MsV1, whole genome shotgun sequence, one genomic window encodes:
- the LOC131222620 gene encoding uncharacterized protein LOC131222620 encodes MLLPTLPSCFNNNNNNHSNSNLTNTPTTQTKMPQNLITTVYQTHICNTPAFLTLTWSKTQTSHSLTINIDSSFSLSISLSPATSFSFFRNKPGSKPISLPHHQCRHKPKLYWDFTRARFSPASAEPVSNFYLAISHAASIDFFIGDLREDALRRSGAIPPLPTEPALLSRREHMFGQRTYTTKARFLGSNHEIGIECTGGALRVRVDGEVGLVVKRLAWKFRGNERISVGGSDVEFYWDVFNWVCGPGSGGGGAHGVFVFQVGDGGVWPEMVGAEKRLMRKSFSSGSATSASSPGSWSVLQWTEERSDGSRSCSSSSSSYSSSASSFKSGGFSLLLYAWRTG; translated from the coding sequence ATGCTGCTCCCCACTCTCCCATCCTgcttcaacaacaacaacaacaaccactcCAATAGCAATCTCACCAACACTCCCACCACCCAAACCAAAATGCCACAGAATCTAATCACCACCGTCTACCAAACACATATCTGTAACACTCCAGCTTTCCTAACACTAACATGGTCCAAGACCCAAACATCCCACTCTCTCACCATCAACATAGACTCTTCCTTTtccctctcaatctccctctcccctgccacctctttctccttcttccgaAACAAGCCCGGCTCGAAGCCAATCTCCCTCCCACACCACCAATGTCGCCACAAACCCAAGCTTTACTGGGACTTCACCCGTGCCCGATTCTCTCCGGCTTCCGCCGAACCCGTCTCCAACTTCTACTTAGCTATTTCGCACGCTGCAAGTATTGATTTCTTCATCGGCGATCTCCGGGAAGATGCATTGCGCCGCTCGGGTGCGATCCCTCCATTGCCCACAGAGCCTGCTCTGCTTTCCCGCCGAGAGCACATGTTCGGGCAGCGGACTTACACCACCAAAGCCCGGTTTTTGGGATCGAACCATGAGATTGGGATCGAGTGCACAGGTGGGGCGCTGAGAGTGAGGGTGGATGGGGAGGTAGGCCTGGTAGTGAAGAGGCTAGCATGGAAGTTCAGAGGCAATGAGCGGATTTCAGTTGGTGGGTCCGACGTCGAATTCTACTGGGATGTTTTCAATTGGGTTTGTGGGCCTGGgagtggtggtggtggagctcatggggtgtTTGTTTTTCAAGTGGGGGATGGTGGGGTGTGGCCAGAGATGGTGGGGGCCGAGAAGAGGCTGATGAGGAAGAGCTTCTCCTCAGGTTCGGCAACGTCAGCATCATCGCCAGGGAGTTGGAGTGTATTGCAGTGGACTGAAGAAAGGAGTGATGGAAGCAGGagctgttcttcttcttcttcttcatactcttcttctgcttcttctttcaaGAGTGGAGGGTTCTCTTTGCTATTGTACGCTTGGAGGACAGGTTGA